One genomic segment of Chryseobacterium phocaeense includes these proteins:
- the rpsM gene encoding 30S ribosomal protein S13: MARIAGIDLPKNKRGVIGLTYIYGVGRSTSSEILKAAGISEDKKVNEWNDDELAAIRTYISENVKVEGELRSEVQLNIKRLMDIGCQRGIRHRLGLPLRGQRTKNNSRTRKGKRKTVANKKKASK, encoded by the coding sequence ATGGCGAGAATTGCAGGTATTGATTTACCAAAAAACAAAAGAGGTGTTATCGGTTTAACTTACATCTACGGAGTTGGAAGAAGTACTTCTTCCGAAATCCTTAAAGCTGCCGGTATCAGCGAAGACAAGAAAGTCAACGAATGGAATGACGATGAATTGGCTGCAATCAGAACATATATCTCTGAAAACGTAAAAGTAGAAGGAGAATTAAGATCTGAAGTGCAATTGAACATCAAGAGATTGATGGACATAGGATGCCAACGAGGAATACGTCACAGACTAGGACTACCTTTAAGAGGCCAGAGAACGAAAAACAACTCTAGAACCCGTAAAGGAAAGAGAAAAACTGTTGCTAACAAGAAAAAGGCAAGTAAATAA